Proteins from one Desulfobacterales bacterium genomic window:
- a CDS encoding filamentous hemagglutinin N-terminal domain-containing protein produces MMRHIIGKKATRILLLFMAYSLMFPFHIFALPEGGSVVAGQARIATPDTRNMTINQATNKAIINWQKFGINPLEAVRFFQPGASSIALNRVVGIDPSIINGLLSANGRIFVINPNGLLVGPTGQINVNSFLASTLNINNEDFLSDRFVFSQSLGQSLASIINQGTITAADGGSVSLFAPAVRNEGTIVANFGKVFLGAGEQVTLSFAGNDLIKFAVDESVKDKVLGPDGQPMADSVGNTGAISADGGEVILKGRTAADLVQSVVNNSGVIEAKSLVNQGGVIKLEGDGENITANSGTLDVSGKEEGAKGGIVYALGSKVGLFGYGKINAS; encoded by the coding sequence ATGATGCGGCATATTATAGGTAAGAAAGCAACCCGGATTTTACTGCTTTTCATGGCCTATTCGTTGATGTTCCCTTTCCATATTTTTGCCCTGCCCGAGGGTGGGTCAGTTGTTGCCGGACAAGCCCGGATCGCCACGCCGGATACGCGCAACATGACCATCAATCAGGCCACAAACAAGGCCATCATCAACTGGCAGAAATTCGGCATCAACCCCCTTGAAGCGGTCCGGTTCTTCCAACCCGGCGCATCGTCCATCGCCTTGAACCGCGTCGTCGGTATCGACCCCTCCATCATCAACGGCCTGCTGTCGGCCAACGGTCGCATATTCGTCATCAACCCCAACGGTCTCCTAGTGGGACCCACCGGCCAGATCAACGTCAATTCCTTTCTGGCCAGCACCCTTAACATCAACAACGAAGATTTCCTTTCCGACCGTTTTGTTTTCTCTCAGAGTCTGGGGCAATCCCTGGCCTCCATCATCAACCAGGGGACAATAACAGCGGCCGACGGCGGAAGCGTTTCTCTGTTTGCTCCGGCGGTGCGCAACGAAGGCACTATTGTTGCCAATTTCGGCAAGGTCTTTCTGGGCGCCGGCGAGCAGGTGACCTTAAGCTTTGCGGGCAACGACCTGATTAAGTTTGCGGTGGATGAAAGCGTTAAAGACAAAGTCCTGGGGCCGGATGGGCAGCCCATGGCCGATTCGGTCGGCAATACCGGCGCCATCAGCGCCGACGGCGGCGAGGTTATTCTTAAAGGGCGTACAGCTGCCGACCTGGTGCAGTCGGTGGTCAACAACTCAGGCGTTATTGAGGCCAAATCGCTGGTGAACCAGGGCGGGGTGATCAAGCTGGAAGGGGATGGAGAAAATATCACGGCCAACAGCGGGACACTGGATGTATCCGGCAAAGAGGAAGGGGCCAAAGGCGGCATCGTTTATGCCCTGGGGAGCAAGGTCGGTCTCTTCGGCTATGGAAAAATCAATGCCTC